A window of the Chloroflexus sp. Y-396-1 genome harbors these coding sequences:
- a CDS encoding glycosyltransferase 87 family protein: protein MNRIITSLANIILGIVVLILAIAALAIIPLPIPIVADFWMLYNTAYGLVRGVYIYDYTAQSSIAYQVFGDLLQDITLPYYVYPPWFIYSFFFLGLFPPDYAAQFWFWCNIAIIGTTLHLITNSWSFRSKIYAILFTLSWSSIWMLLIVGQFIAPLMLGIALIMFAITHSQPSLLVVGMFLLTYKPHLDGFIFIFVVGWLLFKRYYKPLKVIIFTHISICIIFLIINPLWLLDYIRTLIGFREQTTFTTCDDCSSGATLLVSAMTGKADTATALYVGIGIALVGTFIWWLVFQWRLDTTIEVTIYWSSVLALLSIPYVNNYDSAMLLLSFLWLTNTAKHTVTKTFLTIALVVPWIGVVLSDRPIVAVLLASSACSMAFALLFEVYLNRLKAHSM from the coding sequence ATGAACAGAATAATAACATCCTTAGCCAACATCATTCTAGGGATCGTTGTACTCATCCTTGCTATCGCAGCACTGGCGATTATTCCATTGCCTATTCCAATCGTGGCAGATTTCTGGATGTTGTACAACACCGCGTATGGACTTGTACGAGGGGTTTACATCTACGATTACACAGCTCAGTCATCAATAGCGTATCAAGTTTTCGGTGATTTACTACAGGATATTACTCTACCGTATTATGTATACCCACCCTGGTTTATCTACAGTTTCTTCTTCCTAGGACTCTTTCCCCCCGATTATGCTGCCCAATTCTGGTTTTGGTGTAACATAGCTATTATTGGAACAACCTTACATCTTATCACAAACAGTTGGAGCTTCAGATCAAAAATATACGCTATCCTTTTCACACTATCTTGGTCGAGTATTTGGATGCTTCTCATCGTGGGGCAGTTTATTGCTCCTCTTATGCTAGGAATAGCCCTTATCATGTTTGCGATTACTCACAGTCAACCTTCACTTCTTGTTGTAGGTATGTTTCTTCTTACGTATAAACCACATCTTGATGGATTTATCTTTATATTTGTTGTGGGATGGTTACTTTTCAAGCGCTATTATAAACCGCTAAAGGTTATAATATTTACTCATATCAGTATATGTATAATTTTTCTCATTATAAACCCACTTTGGTTATTAGACTACATACGAACACTGATTGGATTTCGTGAGCAAACGACATTCACTACCTGTGACGACTGCTCGAGTGGTGCAACATTGCTCGTATCAGCTATGACCGGCAAAGCCGATACCGCAACCGCGCTATATGTTGGGATAGGAATAGCACTTGTTGGCACCTTCATCTGGTGGCTTGTCTTCCAATGGCGTCTCGATACAACAATTGAAGTAACGATATACTGGTCATCAGTTCTTGCACTGCTGTCAATTCCTTACGTTAATAACTACGATTCCGCTATGCTGTTACTTTCCTTTCTCTGGCTCACGAACACGGCGAAACATACAGTAACCAAGACTTTTCTCACGATAGCACTTGTCGTGCCTTGGATTGGCGTCGTACTCAGCGACCGACCCATAGTAGCAGTTTTGCTGGCATCAAGTGCATGTTCGATGGCATTCGCCCTATTGTTTGAGGTATATTTGAATCGGCTCAAAGCTCATTCCATGTAA
- a CDS encoding sensor histidine kinase: MSGEALHQRITATIQSYREEIERTRREINEVESLLRQNMAEVDRLAMRETAIANRVRDLDVNLERYEKTDIKTFYTTFIELQMRLQTMRAQVEQLQNRRETLRNRQNLLSDVVELLEQAAVELERSAKVADLPFDPQTMIANIIQSQESERLRISLQMHDGPAQAMSNLVLRAEICQRLLDRDLDQARAELVALKNAVNNTLQETRKFIFDLRPMTLDDLGLVPTLRRYVAQVSEKHKIDINLMVQNLDQRLPSHYEVTIFRFIQEAINNIVRHSGATQARVMLEQSDNTLQILIEDNGSGFAVKEAIASAGTRKNMGLANMRQQIEVLLQGEFGIESTIGRGTRVAATIPVP, encoded by the coding sequence GTGTCAGGCGAAGCATTACACCAGCGGATCACTGCCACCATTCAATCATACCGCGAAGAGATCGAACGTACCCGCCGCGAAATAAACGAGGTCGAGTCATTGCTACGCCAGAATATGGCAGAGGTTGACCGGCTGGCAATGCGCGAAACTGCCATCGCTAATCGAGTGCGCGACCTCGATGTGAACCTGGAGCGCTACGAAAAGACCGACATCAAGACCTTCTACACAACGTTTATCGAACTTCAGATGCGCTTGCAGACGATGCGAGCACAAGTTGAACAATTGCAGAATCGTCGTGAAACCCTGCGCAACCGGCAGAATCTGCTCAGCGATGTCGTTGAACTGCTCGAACAGGCAGCGGTAGAACTAGAGCGCAGTGCAAAAGTGGCCGATCTGCCATTCGATCCGCAGACAATGATCGCCAACATCATCCAATCGCAAGAGAGCGAACGGCTGCGTATTTCGCTTCAGATGCACGACGGCCCGGCTCAAGCGATGAGCAATCTGGTCTTACGGGCCGAAATCTGCCAGCGACTACTTGATCGCGACCTGGATCAGGCCCGGGCCGAGCTGGTGGCCCTGAAAAACGCCGTGAACAACACCCTCCAGGAGACACGCAAATTCATCTTTGATCTCCGTCCGATGACCCTCGATGATCTTGGGTTGGTACCGACTCTGCGCCGGTACGTCGCTCAGGTTTCAGAAAAACACAAAATTGATATTAACTTGATGGTGCAAAACCTCGATCAGCGCCTCCCTAGTCACTACGAAGTCACCATTTTCCGCTTCATTCAAGAAGCGATCAACAACATCGTGCGTCATTCTGGCGCCACGCAGGCGCGGGTTATGCTTGAGCAGAGTGACAACACCCTACAAATTTTGATTGAAGATAACGGCAGCGGCTTTGCGGTCAAAGAAGCGATTGCCAGTGCGGGAACGCGCAAGAACATGGGACTGGCAAATATGCGCCAGCAGATCGAGGTCTTGTTACAGGGCGAATTTGGGATTGAGAGCACCATTGGGCGTGGAACACGGGTCGCAGCGACGATTCCGGTGCCGTGA
- a CDS encoding LysR family transcriptional regulator: protein MELRHLRYFEAVARHSHVTRAAAELHIAQPALSKQISQLERELGIALFDRVGRSLRLTEAGEALLPYARAVLAQVEEARAAMAERVGLKAGRVSIGAPPTVGAHLLPPLLTVFHQRYPGITLRLHEAGIQSLLDLLEAGLTDLAVVALPVDDEQLAVTPLLNEPLVLIVGPMHPLAKRSEVAISELRNERWILSPASYELREATLKACREAGFTPQTVLEGGETETLVRFVAAGLGIALVPALAVAGFNNVVSLNVRDQTLTRSLGLVWRRDRTASPAARALREFLVNEVSQRPIETFIRP, encoded by the coding sequence ATGGAACTTCGTCATCTGCGCTATTTTGAAGCTGTCGCCCGCCATTCTCACGTCACTCGCGCTGCTGCTGAATTACACATTGCGCAGCCAGCACTTAGCAAGCAGATCAGTCAGCTTGAACGCGAGCTGGGCATTGCTTTATTTGATCGTGTAGGGCGTAGTCTGCGGTTGACCGAGGCTGGTGAGGCGCTGTTGCCCTATGCGCGTGCGGTGTTGGCGCAGGTTGAAGAAGCGCGAGCGGCAATGGCTGAACGTGTCGGTCTGAAAGCCGGGCGAGTGTCGATCGGTGCGCCACCGACGGTAGGAGCACATCTGCTGCCGCCGTTACTGACCGTTTTTCACCAGCGGTATCCTGGGATCACATTGCGCTTGCACGAAGCCGGTATTCAATCCCTCCTCGATCTGCTTGAAGCGGGTCTGACCGATCTGGCGGTGGTGGCGTTGCCGGTCGACGATGAGCAACTGGCGGTGACACCGTTACTGAATGAGCCGTTGGTGTTGATCGTCGGTCCCATGCATCCACTGGCGAAACGGAGTGAAGTGGCAATAAGTGAGCTGCGTAACGAACGCTGGATTTTGTCGCCGGCGAGCTATGAGTTGCGTGAGGCAACATTGAAGGCCTGTCGTGAGGCCGGTTTTACGCCGCAGACGGTGTTGGAAGGGGGCGAGACAGAGACCCTGGTTCGCTTCGTTGCCGCCGGTCTGGGCATCGCTCTGGTACCAGCGCTGGCGGTGGCTGGTTTCAACAATGTGGTCAGCCTCAATGTACGCGATCAAACCCTGACCCGTTCGCTTGGTCTCGTCTGGCGCCGTGATCGAACGGCGTCACCAGCGGCCCGTGCGCTGCGTGAGTTTTTGGTCAATGAAGTGAGCCAGCGCCCGATCGAGACGTTTATCCGTCCGTGA
- a CDS encoding ATP-dependent helicase → MTADLLTNLNPQQQRAVTTITGPVLVLAGPGSGKTRVLTHRIAYLITEIGIDPLRILAVTFTNKAAREMRERLAMLVGEAVNDLTVGTFHAICARWLRRDIVHLGRERDFVIYDSDDQERLMKRVLRELNVNEKQYPPLAILSAISHAKNELIDPETFARSIRSYFDEMVARCYARYQELLIESNALDFDDLLVETVRLFLKHPNVLDYYHQRFHFLLVDEYQDTNRAQYLLVRALAERHRNLFVVGDEAQSIYAWRGADIRNILQFEQDYPEATVIALEQNYRSTQAILDAAQSLINASPLQKYPKRLWTTNGKGEAVTLYEARDDQDEAQFVVNEILHLIAQGIARPGDCAIMYRTNAQSRLIEETLVAAHVPYQVVGGVRFYERKEIKDVLAYLRLVANPYDSVSLQRIINWPGRGIGERTVNELIVWARQLGVPLYQALRELAENDTVAHPFGSRAHTALVEFYTLMNDLHRLHTMMPLGDLIDHLLSRLEVLATLRREYEEEEAADRWQNVQELRNAALAYANMPLENQLNAFLEDVALIADVDSVNRNNDVVTCITLHQAKGLEFPHVFLVGIEEGLLPHSRAMNDRNAIEEERRLLYVGMTRAQQRLYLCYTAQRTLYGRVATSVRSRFLADIPAAFLKQVRHRGYRATPAPQTTRFSNRSFTQRKDTPQNSRQHTPLPTPIKAAFFPGQHVRHPTFGEGIVVSSRLIEGDEEVTVRFSDRERRLLASFARLESLTDG, encoded by the coding sequence ATGACCGCTGACCTGCTGACGAATCTCAACCCCCAACAACAACGCGCCGTTACGACCATAACGGGGCCGGTGTTGGTGTTGGCCGGGCCGGGGAGCGGCAAAACACGGGTACTAACGCATCGGATCGCCTATCTGATCACTGAGATCGGCATCGATCCGCTCCGGATTCTGGCAGTAACCTTCACCAACAAGGCAGCACGTGAGATGCGTGAACGGCTGGCTATGCTCGTGGGTGAAGCGGTAAACGATTTGACCGTTGGCACCTTCCACGCCATTTGTGCCCGCTGGCTGCGTCGTGATATTGTGCATTTGGGTCGCGAACGCGATTTTGTGATCTACGATAGTGATGACCAGGAGCGGCTGATGAAGCGGGTACTGCGTGAACTAAATGTGAACGAGAAGCAGTACCCACCGCTTGCTATCTTGAGTGCGATCTCGCACGCGAAGAATGAGCTGATCGATCCTGAGACCTTTGCCCGCTCGATCCGCAGCTATTTCGACGAGATGGTGGCTCGCTGCTATGCTCGTTATCAGGAGCTGCTCATCGAGAGCAATGCGCTCGACTTTGATGATCTGCTCGTTGAAACGGTGCGCTTGTTCCTTAAGCACCCCAACGTGCTCGATTACTATCATCAGCGTTTCCATTTCTTGCTGGTTGATGAGTATCAAGATACGAATCGTGCTCAGTACTTGCTTGTACGGGCATTGGCAGAACGCCATCGGAACCTCTTCGTCGTCGGTGACGAGGCGCAGAGTATCTATGCCTGGCGTGGCGCCGATATTCGCAACATCTTACAGTTCGAGCAGGATTATCCAGAAGCAACCGTTATCGCACTCGAACAAAACTACCGCAGCACCCAGGCCATTCTTGATGCAGCACAATCGCTCATTAACGCCAGTCCCCTGCAGAAATATCCCAAACGGCTCTGGACGACCAACGGGAAGGGCGAAGCCGTAACGTTGTACGAGGCAAGAGACGATCAAGATGAGGCGCAATTTGTGGTGAATGAGATTCTCCACCTCATCGCCCAGGGTATCGCCCGTCCCGGTGATTGTGCGATTATGTACCGTACTAACGCTCAGTCACGTCTGATCGAAGAGACGTTGGTCGCAGCGCATGTGCCCTATCAGGTCGTTGGCGGGGTTCGCTTCTACGAACGCAAAGAGATCAAGGACGTTCTCGCCTATCTGCGCCTGGTAGCCAATCCGTATGATAGCGTAAGCCTGCAACGCATTATCAACTGGCCAGGACGAGGCATCGGTGAACGGACGGTCAACGAGTTGATTGTCTGGGCACGTCAGTTGGGCGTCCCTCTCTATCAGGCACTGCGTGAACTGGCGGAAAACGATACCGTTGCGCATCCATTTGGAAGCCGGGCCCACACTGCGCTGGTAGAGTTCTACACGCTCATGAATGATCTGCACCGGCTACACACCATGATGCCCCTGGGCGACCTGATCGATCATCTCCTGAGCCGTCTGGAAGTCCTGGCGACCCTCAGACGCGAATACGAAGAAGAAGAGGCTGCCGATCGCTGGCAGAACGTCCAGGAATTGCGCAATGCGGCCCTGGCTTATGCGAACATGCCGCTTGAGAATCAATTGAATGCGTTTCTGGAAGACGTGGCGCTGATCGCTGATGTTGATAGCGTGAATCGGAACAACGATGTGGTTACATGTATCACATTGCACCAGGCGAAAGGGTTAGAGTTTCCGCACGTCTTTCTGGTAGGCATTGAAGAAGGTCTGCTCCCGCATAGCCGGGCAATGAATGATCGCAACGCCATCGAAGAGGAGCGTCGTCTACTCTACGTCGGAATGACGCGCGCCCAACAGCGATTATACCTCTGCTATACAGCGCAACGGACGCTGTACGGGCGTGTAGCCACCAGTGTGCGCTCGCGGTTTCTGGCCGACATTCCTGCTGCCTTTCTCAAACAGGTTCGTCATCGTGGGTACCGGGCTACACCGGCACCGCAGACCACCAGGTTCAGTAATCGTTCTTTCACTCAACGCAAGGACACCCCACAGAACTCACGACAACATACCCCTTTGCCAACACCGATTAAGGCAGCATTCTTCCCCGGCCAACACGTGCGTCACCCGACCTTTGGCGAAGGGATTGTGGTGAGCAGCCGTCTGATTGAAGGTGACGAAGAAGTAACTGTTCGTTTTTCCGATCGCGAACGGCGATTACTGGCCAGTTTTGCCCGCCTAGAATCACTCACGGACGGATAA
- a CDS encoding 2-keto-4-pentenoate hydratase translates to MSEQSVTGSVTDEGMVDTLARKLDQAWEARFTIAPLTESEGITDAATAYRIQTRWTELRVSRGERIIGRKIGLTSKAVQEQMGVSEPDYGTLWASRYFPIRNGRAEVPFDYFLQPRVEGEIAFLIGETLDWPDITPQQVLAATEALAAAIEIVDSRIERWRIKLADTIADNASYGGLTIGSWSTSMRSSDLRTVGMMMSHNGQPTVFGIGAAALGHPALAVAWLANKLREFAIPLRAGDIVISGALAATIPAQRGDIFVLEMHGQPPISLRFV, encoded by the coding sequence ATGTCTGAGCAATCAGTAACCGGTAGCGTCACTGATGAAGGAATGGTTGATACCCTGGCCCGAAAACTTGATCAGGCCTGGGAAGCGCGATTTACTATCGCTCCACTCACCGAGAGTGAGGGAATCACCGACGCAGCCACTGCCTACCGAATTCAGACGCGCTGGACAGAATTGCGCGTAAGCCGCGGCGAGCGAATCATTGGCCGCAAAATTGGACTGACCAGTAAAGCTGTGCAGGAGCAAATGGGGGTATCAGAGCCAGATTATGGAACACTTTGGGCCTCGCGCTATTTCCCGATCAGGAATGGTCGTGCCGAGGTACCCTTTGACTACTTTCTACAACCGCGGGTTGAAGGCGAAATTGCATTTTTGATCGGTGAAACGCTCGACTGGCCCGATATTACGCCGCAGCAGGTACTCGCAGCAACCGAAGCATTGGCCGCTGCCATCGAAATTGTTGACAGCCGAATTGAACGCTGGCGTATCAAGCTGGCCGACACTATCGCCGATAATGCTTCCTATGGCGGATTGACTATTGGTAGCTGGAGTACGTCTATGCGTAGTAGCGACTTGCGCACTGTTGGCATGATGATGAGTCACAATGGTCAGCCAACTGTGTTTGGAATAGGTGCAGCCGCATTGGGCCATCCCGCACTGGCAGTCGCATGGTTAGCGAACAAATTACGCGAGTTTGCGATCCCATTACGGGCTGGTGACATTGTCATCTCTGGAGCATTAGCTGCCACAATCCCAGCTCAACGCGGTGATATCTTTGTGCTTGAAATGCATGGTCAACCACCAATTAGTCTACGGTTTGTGTGA
- a CDS encoding aldehyde dehydrogenase: protein MDYPFFHVSHYINGQFIDRGPRFDIYYPATNYVIGSAPEAGAEEVDAAVQAAVRAFGEWSRRPSAERRVLLKRFAQLIRDHEAELAAIETWDVGRPIAENKAGYIARIAANIEFFADFAVTHGSEAYPMDNGYINYVLRQPVGVAALITPWNIPMLQATWKMGPALAFGNTVVLKPAELTPIGTWRLAQLAHAAGIPPGVINVIHGFGPDSAGALLTKHPDVKLISFTGETTTGTIIMAAAAPTLKRVSFELGGKGANIIFADVDLERAVSISLRSSFFNQGEFCLAGPRILVQRPVYEAFLSHFRQAAAQLKIGNPFDPDVRVGALISREHFTRVSNYIDLAGTDGASVILGGAPPVLPEPFAQGNFLQPTIIIDVKPDDRVCQEEIFGPVVTVAPFDEEEEAVAIANGVSYGLSAVVQTRDVGRAVRLGSALEAGTIWVNDFFVRDLRVPFGGMKQSGIGREGGHYSLEFYTEVKTICLSNQ, encoded by the coding sequence ATGGATTACCCTTTTTTCCATGTCAGTCACTATATAAATGGTCAATTTATTGATCGTGGACCAAGATTTGATATTTACTACCCGGCAACCAACTACGTCATTGGTTCGGCACCAGAGGCTGGCGCTGAAGAAGTAGATGCCGCCGTACAGGCCGCCGTCCGTGCCTTTGGCGAATGGAGTCGCAGGCCGTCAGCCGAACGGCGCGTACTACTTAAACGGTTTGCCCAGCTCATCCGTGATCACGAAGCTGAACTGGCAGCAATCGAGACATGGGATGTTGGACGCCCAATTGCCGAAAACAAAGCTGGTTATATTGCACGAATCGCAGCCAACATCGAATTCTTCGCCGATTTTGCTGTTACCCATGGGAGTGAGGCCTATCCGATGGATAACGGCTACATCAACTACGTGCTCCGCCAGCCGGTCGGCGTTGCCGCTTTGATTACACCCTGGAATATTCCCATGTTACAGGCTACATGGAAGATGGGGCCAGCACTGGCTTTTGGCAATACCGTTGTTTTGAAACCGGCTGAGCTGACACCTATTGGTACCTGGCGTCTAGCACAATTAGCGCATGCTGCCGGTATACCTCCAGGAGTGATCAATGTTATTCACGGGTTTGGACCCGACTCGGCTGGCGCCCTTCTAACAAAGCATCCCGACGTCAAACTTATCTCTTTTACCGGCGAAACAACAACCGGTACGATCATCATGGCGGCAGCGGCACCAACCCTCAAACGAGTCTCTTTTGAGCTTGGCGGAAAGGGAGCCAACATTATCTTTGCAGATGTTGATCTTGAGCGTGCTGTTTCGATTAGTTTGCGTTCCTCGTTCTTCAATCAAGGAGAATTTTGCCTCGCCGGGCCGCGGATACTCGTTCAACGACCGGTGTATGAAGCCTTCCTCTCGCACTTCCGACAAGCGGCAGCGCAGCTTAAAATTGGCAATCCGTTTGATCCTGATGTACGGGTTGGCGCGCTTATCTCGCGTGAGCATTTCACCCGTGTCAGTAACTACATCGATCTGGCTGGTACTGATGGTGCCAGTGTCATATTGGGAGGTGCTCCACCAGTTCTGCCTGAGCCTTTCGCACAGGGTAACTTCCTTCAACCGACCATCATTATTGATGTCAAACCGGATGATCGTGTGTGTCAAGAGGAGATCTTCGGCCCAGTCGTAACAGTTGCTCCGTTTGACGAGGAAGAAGAAGCGGTTGCAATCGCTAATGGTGTCAGCTATGGCCTTTCAGCAGTCGTGCAAACACGCGATGTTGGTCGTGCAGTACGTCTGGGATCAGCCCTTGAAGCCGGTACAATCTGGGTTAATGACTTTTTTGTCCGTGATCTCCGTGTTCCCTTTGGGGGTATGAAGCAGAGCGGAATTGGTCGGGAGGGAGGACATTACAGCCTTGAGTTCTACACGGAGGTCAAGACGATATGTCTGAGCAATCAGTAA
- a CDS encoding 2-keto-4-pentenoate hydratase translates to MENKIDLSAAEIMLAQAIGKARVMRQTMSGRNTTWQVDLDGAYRIQRAHYPDAQCIGYKLGLISQSKQQQMGLEQPIYGRITRSMIYRQEVRLNNFIQPRLEPELAIVLRHSIPAGATPGMAMRAIGGIFLGVDILDSVWTDYRFSATEVVADNASCGGFLLGERLLEQIPDGDLSLYLNGELRTSGPIAALGNIEQQLCWLAQTVGELKAGQIVFLGSPAQAIPAVAGVVEVVCGSSILQAQLTGVV, encoded by the coding sequence ATGGAAAACAAGATAGATTTGAGCGCTGCTGAGATAATGCTAGCTCAGGCGATTGGTAAAGCGCGTGTGATGCGCCAGACGATGAGCGGTCGAAACACCACCTGGCAGGTCGATCTTGACGGTGCCTACCGTATCCAGCGCGCTCATTACCCTGATGCTCAGTGCATCGGGTATAAACTCGGTCTGATCAGCCAGTCAAAACAGCAGCAAATGGGTCTGGAACAACCGATTTACGGTCGTATTACCCGATCAATGATCTACCGGCAAGAAGTGAGATTAAATAACTTTATTCAACCGCGACTGGAACCAGAATTGGCTATTGTACTGCGCCATAGTATACCCGCAGGTGCTACACCAGGCATGGCAATGCGAGCCATTGGTGGTATCTTCCTTGGGGTAGATATCCTTGATAGTGTGTGGACGGACTATCGCTTTAGTGCGACGGAAGTTGTAGCTGATAATGCCTCATGTGGTGGTTTTCTGCTTGGTGAACGTTTACTTGAACAGATACCAGACGGCGACCTATCGCTCTACCTAAACGGTGAACTCCGCACCTCTGGCCCAATTGCTGCCCTCGGCAACATCGAACAACAACTCTGTTGGTTAGCCCAAACGGTAGGCGAACTAAAAGCCGGTCAAATCGTCTTTCTTGGCTCACCAGCGCAGGCCATACCGGCAGTCGCAGGGGTTGTTGAAGTCGTTTGTGGGAGTAGTATCCTTCAGGCACAGTTAACAGGAGTAGTCTAA
- a CDS encoding tautomerase family protein, whose amino-acid sequence MMLLLRITMLEGRSTEQKTELARALSKAAAAAFQVPLEEVRLVIQEVPPTHWMVGGTSMAELRRQHTSSEQS is encoded by the coding sequence ATGATGCTGCTTTTACGCATTACGATGCTCGAAGGGCGGAGTACAGAACAGAAAACGGAACTAGCTCGTGCACTCTCGAAAGCGGCAGCGGCAGCATTTCAGGTACCATTGGAAGAAGTGCGTCTTGTGATTCAGGAAGTGCCGCCAACACACTGGATGGTTGGCGGTACCTCGATGGCGGAGTTACGTCGGCAGCATACATCCTCAGAACAATCGTAG
- a CDS encoding alpha/beta fold hydrolase translates to MAQQVMTGLHTTTFHQQGSLDAPAILFIHGSGPGANGWSNWHLVLPALSDRWNCIAPDLIGFGDSQHPDPAPTEIRRWMRLWIDQMLALIDTLGLKQVNLVGNSMGGAVALHLLMEAPQRFRRVVLMGSIGAPCQLTPELDRLWGFYEDPSATLLAQAIRWFVNDDTFVQDRLDEVVRIRYAAAMRPDIRRSYTAMFPAPRQAHLDALVVPDAALRRITHPVLLIHGRDDAIVPLDTSYYLLERLPNVELHVIGRCSHWTQIEHSHRFHQLVSAFFTEQ, encoded by the coding sequence ATGGCTCAACAAGTGATGACCGGTCTCCATACAACAACCTTCCACCAGCAAGGATCACTCGATGCCCCGGCGATCCTGTTTATTCACGGCTCTGGTCCCGGTGCAAATGGCTGGTCAAACTGGCATCTGGTCTTGCCAGCGCTAAGTGATCGGTGGAATTGTATTGCTCCTGATCTGATAGGATTCGGCGATAGCCAGCATCCCGATCCTGCACCAACCGAGATTCGACGTTGGATGCGGCTATGGATCGATCAGATGTTAGCACTTATCGATACCCTGGGTTTAAAACAGGTCAATTTAGTTGGTAATTCAATGGGTGGAGCAGTAGCACTCCATCTTCTGATGGAAGCACCGCAACGGTTTCGGCGAGTAGTCCTGATGGGTTCGATTGGTGCCCCATGTCAGCTTACTCCAGAACTCGACCGCTTGTGGGGTTTCTACGAAGACCCTTCAGCAACATTACTTGCTCAAGCAATCCGCTGGTTTGTGAACGATGACACCTTTGTGCAAGACCGTCTTGACGAGGTTGTCCGCATTCGTTACGCGGCAGCAATGCGCCCTGACATTCGCCGTTCATACACAGCAATGTTTCCGGCGCCTCGTCAAGCGCATCTTGATGCCCTTGTCGTACCTGATGCAGCGCTACGTCGTATTACGCATCCGGTCTTACTCATACACGGTCGCGATGATGCTATTGTCCCACTCGATACGAGCTACTATCTGCTTGAGCGACTACCCAATGTCGAACTACACGTTATTGGGCGCTGTAGCCACTGGACCCAAATTGAGCATAGCCATCGTTTTCATCAGTTGGTGAGCGCATTCTTTACCGAGCAATGA
- a CDS encoding flavin reductase family protein — MSKQTAITSTPQAIDARLFRTTMGCFATGVTVITTVHEGQIHGMTANAFLSVSLDPPLVLVSIGCHARMHGMLALGRRYGVSKLSEDQEYISRHFSGKTIPDFQPSFIWQSDTPLLANALAHIVARIIDVHPAGDHTLFIGLVEYLNYREGRPLLFFRGQYGKMAAVSS; from the coding sequence ATGAGTAAACAAACAGCAATAACTTCGACGCCCCAGGCTATCGACGCACGCCTCTTTCGCACGACGATGGGTTGTTTTGCTACTGGCGTAACGGTTATTACCACCGTCCACGAGGGTCAGATACATGGCATGACAGCCAATGCGTTTCTGTCAGTCTCGCTCGATCCGCCGCTCGTGCTTGTTTCCATAGGATGCCACGCCCGCATGCACGGTATGTTAGCACTTGGTCGTCGCTATGGGGTCAGTAAATTGAGCGAAGACCAGGAATATATTAGCCGACACTTCAGTGGGAAGACAATACCTGATTTCCAACCATCATTTATCTGGCAATCAGATACACCACTACTGGCAAATGCACTGGCACATATCGTAGCACGCATTATCGACGTACATCCGGCTGGCGATCATACTCTCTTTATCGGTTTAGTCGAATACCTGAACTATCGCGAAGGGCGTCCACTCCTCTTTTTTCGCGGTCAATACGGTAAAATGGCTGCGGTCTCATCGTGA